The Streptomyces lienomycini sequence GCTCCGCGGTGACCGTGACCGGCCTGCCGTACACCGTCGAGCAGGCGCTGCACTTCTCCAACGGCGGCGGCGTCTACCTCGCCCGCGACACCCGCACCGGTGAGCAGGTCGTCCTCAAGGAGGCCCGCCCCCACGCCGGGCTGGCGGCCGACGGCGCCGACGCCGTGACCCGGCTGCACCGTGAACGCCGGGCGCTGCAGCGGCTGTCGGGCCTCGACTGCACGCCCGAGGTGCTCGACCACCTCACGGTCGGGGAGCACCACTTCCTCGTCCTCGAGCACATCGACGGCAAACCGCTCAACACGTTCTTCGCCCGCCGCCACCCGCTCATCGAGGCCGACCCGGGCGAGCGAAGACTCGCCGAGTACACCGCCTGGGCCCTCGACGTCCACGCGCGGGTGGAACGCGCCGTCGCGGACGTCCACGCCCGGGGCGTGGTCTTCAACGACCTGCACCTGTTCAACATCATGATCCGGGACGACGACCGCGTCGCCCTGCTGGACTTCGAGGCCGCCCACCACGTCGACGAGGCGGGCCGGCAGACCGTCGCGAACCCGGGGTTCGTGGCGCCCGCCGACCGGCGGGGCGTGGCGGTGGACCGGTACGCGCTGGCGTGTCTGCGGCTCGCGCTGTTCCTCCCGCTCACCAGTCTGCTGGCGATCGACCGGGACAAGGCGGCGCACCTCGCGGACGTGGTGGCCGACCGGTTCCCGGTGGACCGGGCCTTCCTGGACGCGGCGGTCGAGGAGATCACCCGCGTCGACGACGCCCCCTCGGCGCGGCGGACCGCCGGGCCCGCGGACCGGCGGCCCCCCGGGCCGGTGGTGCCCGTACGGCCGGACGACTGGCCGCGCAGCCGGGACTCCATGGCCGCGGCGATCCGGGCCTCCGCGACGCCCACCCGCACGGACCGGCTCTTCCCCGGTGACATCGCGCAGTTCGCCACCGCCGGCGGCGGGCTGGCCTTCGCCCACGGAGCGGCGGGAGTCCTGTACGCCCTGGCCCGCAGCGGGGCCGGACGGGACGAGGACGGCGAGCAGTGGCTGCTGGAACGGACCAAGCGGCCGCCCTCCGGCATGCCGCTCGGCTTCCACGACGGACTCGCCGGAATCGCCTGGACCCTGGAACACCTCGGGCACCGCGACCGCGCCCTCGACCTCACCGAACTCCTCCTCGACCAGCCCCTCGACCACCTCGGTCCCGACCTGCACGGCGGCACCGCGGGCATCGGCCTGGCCCTGGACGCGCTGGCCGGCACCACCGGGGAGGCCGCGGCGCGCTCCGCCGCCCTGCGCTGCGCCGAACTGACCGCCGACGGCGGGCCGGCCGACCGCGCCGGCCGCGGCCGAACCCGCGCCGGACTGCTGTACGGCGGCGCCGGACGCGCGCTCCTCTTCCTGCGGCTCTTCGAACGCACCCGGGACTCCGCCCTCCTCGACCTCGCCCGCGACGCGCTGCGCCGGGACCTCGCCCGCTGCGTCCGCGGCGCGGGCGGCGCGCTGCAGGTGGACGAGGGCTGGCGCACCATGCCCTACCTGGGCGCGGGCAGCGTGGGCATCGGCATGGTCCTCGACGACTACCTGGCGCACCGAAAGGACGAGGAGTTCGCGCGGGCCAGGACCGAGATCGTGGCCGCCGCCCAGGCGATGTTCTACGCCCAGCCCGGCCTCTACCGGGGCGTGGCCGGAATGGTCCTGTACCTGGGCCGCACCACGGCCACGGCGCCCGGCACCGGCCCGGAGGCCGTGCGGCGCCAACTCGACGCCCTGTCCTGGCACGCCATGTCCTACCGCGGCCGGCTCGCCTTCCCCGGCGAGCAGATGATGCGCCTGTCCATGGACCTCTCCACCGGAACGGCCGGATGCCTGCTGGCCGTCGCCTCCGTCCTCGGCGACGTACCCGTCCACCTGCCGTTCCTGCCGCCGCCGCGTCCGCGCGGCGGCCCCCGACTCGGCCCCACCCGGGGTCGTGAGAAGAGCACACCCGCTGCCGTACGAAAGGAAGACGTCATGAACCTGTTCGACCTGCAGTCGATGGAGACCCCCAAGGAAGAGGCCATGGGGGACGTCGAGACCGGGAGCCGCGCGAGCCTCCTGCTCTGCGGCGACAGCAGCCTGAGCATCACCACCTGTAACTGACGCAGGGGTTGACGGCCACGGCGACGTGGTGAGCCATCCCGCCGGACACCGGCGCCCCGGGCCACCCCCCGGGGCGCCGGCGCCCGCCCGCTCGGTTACGTACGGAGGATTGCGCTGGTGCGAACGAGCAGACCCGCGGCACGGACGTCCGGGAAGCGGACTTCCGGGTCGCGGGCGCCCGGGAGGCGGGACGGGACCGACGGCTCGGGACCCGGGCGCGCACGGGAAGCGCTCGTGCTGCTGTGCTCGGTCGCGGCGGCCGTCGCGGCGGTGGCCCAGCCCTTCGTCCTCGGCCGCACACTGGACCTGCTGCTGCGCGACGGCGACGCCGGACGGTGGCTGCCGCTGAGCGCCGCACTGCTCCTGGGCGAACTGCTGCTGGACAGCCTGACCTCGCTGTTCACCGGAGGCTGCAACGCCGTGTGGACGGCGTCCGTCCGCTCCCGCGCCCTGCGCGGGCTGCTGCGCACCACCCCCGACCACGTCCGGGCCCACCCGCCGGGCGACGTCGGGACCCGCCTGACCCTCAACGCCGCGGACGCCGGCGGCGCCCCGGCGGCCCGGGCGGCGCTGGCGGCCTCACTGATCACGCCGCTCGGCGCACTCGTGGCGCTGGTCTTCGTCGACCTGTGGGTCGCGGCCTGCGTACTGGCCGGCCTGCCCGCCCTGGCGCTGGTGCTGCGGGCCTTCGCCCGCGACACGGGCTCCTCGGTCGCCGCCTACCAGCGCACCCAGTCCCTCATCGCCTCGCGGCTCCTCGAAGCCCTGGAGGGCACGGCCACGATCGGCGCCGCCGGGACCGCCGACCGGGAACGCGCCCGCATCCTGGCACCGTTGGCGGACCTGGCCGCGCAGGGCCGGCACATGTGGACGCTGCACGGACGGGCGCTCGGCAGGAGCGGGGTCCTCGTCCCGCTGCTGATGCTGGCCGCCACCGCCGTCGGCGGACTGCGCCTCGCGGCCGGCGACCTGAGCGTGGGGGACCTGCTCGCCGTCGGCCGGTACGCGCAGCTCACCGCCGGGGTCGGCGGCGCCGCCGCACTGCTCGGCGCGATCGTGCGCGCCCGCGAGGCCCGGCACCGGACCCTGGAGCTGGAACGGCTGCCCCCGTTGGCGTACGGCACCCGGCGGCTGCCTCCGGACGGCCCGGGGGAGCTGGAACTGCGCGGTGTGCGCGTGGTCCGCGACGGCAGGCAGGTGCTGCGCGCCGACGGCGTGCGCGTGCCCGGCGGCAGCACGGTCGCGGTCGTCGGCCGCAGCGGTGCCGGGAAGTCCGTCCTGGCGGCCGTCGCGGGGCGGCTGATCGACCCGGACGAGGGGCACGTACTGCTGGACGGCGTCCGGCTCGACCGGCTGACCCGCGAGGCGCTGCGCACCGAGGTCGCCTACGCCTTCGAACGCCCCGCGCTGGGGGAGGGCACGGTCGCAGAAGCGGTCGCCACCGGGTCGCGGCAGCCGTCCCGCGAGCACGTACGGCAGGCGGCCCGGGCGGCGGGCGCCGACGGCTTCGTACGCCGGTTGCCTTACGGATACGACACCCCGCTGCCGCGGGCTCCGCTCTCGGGCGGCGAACACCAGCGGCTCGGACTGGCGCGGGCCTTCGCACACGCCGGACGGCTGCTGGTCATGGACGACGCGACGTCCAGTCTCGACACGGCCACGGAACACGAGGTGAACCTGGCACTGCGGCGCTCGGTGCGGCCCGGGACCCGGGTCGTGGTCGCACACCGTCCGTCGGTCGCCGACCGGGCGGACCTGGTGCTCTGGCTGGAGGAGGGACGCGTGCGCGCCGTCGGGACGCACCGCGAACTGTGGAACACGGGCGACTACCGGGCGGTCTTCGGCGCGGACGCCGACGGCACCGGCGCGGCTGCGCCGGACGAGGTGCCCGTACGCCGTCACGATTCCGAAGAGGTACGTCCGTGACGCCCGCCGCGTCCCGCCCCGCCCGGTCCCCGGACGACACCCCCCGGGAGGACGACGCTCCCCGGGACGACGGAACCGGCGCGCTGGGGCGTCTCGCCCCGCCCGCGCGTCGCTTCCTCGCCCACCGCAAGGGCGTCCTGGCGCGGCTCGCGCTCTGGTCGCTGGCCGAGTCGGCGCAGGCCTTCCTGGTGGGCCAGGGGGTCGCCCGCTCCGTCGACGAGGGGTTCCTCGCCGGTGACCCGCGCCGGGGGCTGCTGTGGCTCGCGGTCGCCCTGGTGGCCGTACTGTCCGCCGCCCCCGTCGTCCGGGGGGTGTTCGCGCAGCTCGCCGGGTTGACGGAGCCGCTGCGCGACGGCCTGGTACGCCGTGCGGTCGACCGTTCCATGGCCCGGGCGGCGGCGGGCGGGCCCGGCGGGACGGACCGGGCGGCCGTCTCGCGGCTGACGAACCAGGTCGAGATCGCCCGGGACAGCTTCGCCGGTCTCGTCCTGACCCTGCGGTCCTTCGTCTTCACCGCCGTCGGCGCACTGCTCGGCCTGCTGTCCCTGCATCCGGCGCTGCTCGTGGTGGTCCTGCCGCCGCTGGCGGCCGGTCTCGCCCTGTTCCTGGTGACGCTGCGGCCCATGGCGGCCGCCCAGCGCCGCGCCCTGGCGGCCGACGAGGCACTGGGCGACCACGCGGCGCGCTCGCGGGCGCGGTTGCGGGACCTCACCGCCTGCGGGACCGGGCCGCAGGAGGAGCGGCGCGGCGCGGACCTGGTCGCCGACGCCGCCGCTCACGCCCGCACGCTGGCCGGGTGGGCGGCGGTGCGCACGGCCGCGCTCGGCATCGCCGGCCACCTGCCCGTCCTCGCGCTGCTGACGGCGGTGCCGTGGCTGCGCGGGCGGGGAGTGAGCGCGGGCGCGCTGCTCGGCGCGTTCACCTACCTCGTCCAGTCCCTGCTGCCCGCCCTGCACACGCTGATGACCGCGCTCGGCGCGGCCGGGGCCCGCCTGCTGGTCGTCCTCGACCGGGTCCTCGGCCCGCAACCGGAAGCGGCACCGAGCACCGCCGACCCGCCGCAGACGGCGGCTTCCGAGGCGGACACCGCCCCAGACGGCCACCGGGCGCCCCCGGCACCGCGCGAGGCGGCCCCGGCGGCCCCGGCGGTGGAGCTGCGCTCCGTCACCCTCTCCTACGGCGTCCGCGCCGAACCCGTCCTCGACTCGCTCGACCTGCGCGTCGCCCCGGGCGAACACCTCGCCGTCGTCGGCCCGAGCGGCATCGGCAAGTCGACCCTGACCCGCCTCGTCGCGGGAACGCTCGCGCCGACCCGCGGCGACATCCGCGTGGCCGGACGCGCCGTGGCGGGGCACGCCCCCGCCGAACTCGCCGCACTGCGGGTGCTGGTCCCGCAGGAGGCCTACGTGTTCTCCGGCACCGTCGGTGACAACCTCGCGTATCTGCGCCCCGACGCGGCCCGGGGCGAACTCGACGCGGCCGTCGCGGTGTTCGGACTCGGGCCGCTGGTCGGACGCCTGGGCGGGCTCGACGCCGCGGTGCGGCCCGCCGAACTCTCACCGGGGGAGCGGCAGTTGATCGCGCTGGTCCGCGCGTACCTGTCGCCCGCCCCGCTGCTGCTGCTCGACGAGGCCACCTGCCACCTCGACCCGGCGTCCGAGGCCCGCGCGGAGCACGCCCTCGCGCGGCGGCCCGGAACGCTGCTCGTGGTGGCGCACCGGCTGTCCTCGGCCGTACGCGCCGACCGGATCCTGGTACTGGACGGCGTGCGGGCGGTGTGCGGCACGCACGGCGAACTGCTGGAGCGCTCCCCTCTCTACCGGGACCTGACGGGGCACTGGCACGGCGCACCGGCTCGACGGCAGCGCCCCTGACCGCCGTCCTCGGGCGG is a genomic window containing:
- the ramS gene encoding mycelium formation morphogenetic lantipeptide SapB — protein: MNLFDLQSMETPKEEAMGDVETGSRASLLLCGDSSLSITTCN
- a CDS encoding ABC transporter ATP-binding protein, which translates into the protein MLLCSVAAAVAAVAQPFVLGRTLDLLLRDGDAGRWLPLSAALLLGELLLDSLTSLFTGGCNAVWTASVRSRALRGLLRTTPDHVRAHPPGDVGTRLTLNAADAGGAPAARAALAASLITPLGALVALVFVDLWVAACVLAGLPALALVLRAFARDTGSSVAAYQRTQSLIASRLLEALEGTATIGAAGTADRERARILAPLADLAAQGRHMWTLHGRALGRSGVLVPLLMLAATAVGGLRLAAGDLSVGDLLAVGRYAQLTAGVGGAAALLGAIVRAREARHRTLELERLPPLAYGTRRLPPDGPGELELRGVRVVRDGRQVLRADGVRVPGGSTVAVVGRSGAGKSVLAAVAGRLIDPDEGHVLLDGVRLDRLTREALRTEVAYAFERPALGEGTVAEAVATGSRQPSREHVRQAARAAGADGFVRRLPYGYDTPLPRAPLSGGEHQRLGLARAFAHAGRLLVMDDATSSLDTATEHEVNLALRRSVRPGTRVVVAHRPSVADRADLVLWLEEGRVRAVGTHRELWNTGDYRAVFGADADGTGAAAPDEVPVRRHDSEEVRP
- a CDS encoding ABC transporter ATP-binding protein; its protein translation is MGRLAPPARRFLAHRKGVLARLALWSLAESAQAFLVGQGVARSVDEGFLAGDPRRGLLWLAVALVAVLSAAPVVRGVFAQLAGLTEPLRDGLVRRAVDRSMARAAAGGPGGTDRAAVSRLTNQVEIARDSFAGLVLTLRSFVFTAVGALLGLLSLHPALLVVVLPPLAAGLALFLVTLRPMAAAQRRALAADEALGDHAARSRARLRDLTACGTGPQEERRGADLVADAAAHARTLAGWAAVRTAALGIAGHLPVLALLTAVPWLRGRGVSAGALLGAFTYLVQSLLPALHTLMTALGAAGARLLVVLDRVLGPQPEAAPSTADPPQTAASEADTAPDGHRAPPAPREAAPAAPAVELRSVTLSYGVRAEPVLDSLDLRVAPGEHLAVVGPSGIGKSTLTRLVAGTLAPTRGDIRVAGRAVAGHAPAELAALRVLVPQEAYVFSGTVGDNLAYLRPDAARGELDAAVAVFGLGPLVGRLGGLDAAVRPAELSPGERQLIALVRAYLSPAPLLLLDEATCHLDPASEARAEHALARRPGTLLVVAHRLSSAVRADRILVLDGVRAVCGTHGELLERSPLYRDLTGHWHGAPARRQRP